The Enterobacter kobei genome has a segment encoding these proteins:
- a CDS encoding GtrA family protein, protein MLKLFTRYVSVGVINTALHWLCFGALMHFLGATQAVANVIAFCIAVTFSFFANAKWTFNSQATSGRYAAFVFFMGIMAALTGYVADSIGAPPVVTLIAFSAFSLVAGFIYSKFIVFRDAK, encoded by the coding sequence ATGTTAAAGCTATTTACTCGCTATGTTTCGGTGGGGGTGATTAATACAGCCCTTCACTGGTTGTGTTTCGGTGCACTCATGCATTTTTTGGGGGCTACGCAGGCCGTTGCGAACGTGATTGCGTTCTGCATTGCTGTGACGTTCAGTTTTTTTGCAAATGCTAAGTGGACATTCAATTCTCAGGCTACATCTGGGCGCTATGCTGCATTCGTATTTTTCATGGGCATTATGGCCGCACTAACCGGATACGTTGCAGATTCGATTGGTGCCCCACCAGTTGTAACTCTCATAGCTTTCTCGGCATTTAGTCTTGTTGCCGGATTTATATACTCAAAGTTCATTGTCTTTAGGGATGCGAAATGA
- a CDS encoding glycosyltransferase family 2 protein yields the protein MKISLVVPVFNEEEAIPIFYKTVREFEELQQHEIEIVFINDGSKDATESIINALAVADPLVIPLSFTRNFGKEPALFAGLDHASGEAIIPIDVDLQDPIEVIPHLIEKWQAGADMVLAKRSDRSTDGRLKRKTAEWFYKLHNKISNPQIEENVGDFRLMSREVVENIKLMPERNLFMKGVLSWVGGRTDVVEYARAERVAGDSKFNGWKLWNLALEGITSFSTFPLRMWTYIGLFVAGMAFIYGAWMIVDTLAFGNPVRGYPSMLVSILFLGGVQLIGIGVLGEYIGRIYVEVKGRPRYILKGKK from the coding sequence ATGAAAATTTCTCTTGTCGTTCCGGTGTTTAATGAAGAGGAAGCAATTCCGATCTTCTATAAGACCGTGCGGGAATTTGAAGAGCTACAACAGCATGAAATAGAGATAGTCTTTATCAATGACGGTAGTAAAGACGCGACAGAATCAATCATAAATGCGCTCGCTGTGGCCGACCCGCTTGTCATTCCTCTTTCCTTTACCCGCAATTTCGGTAAAGAACCTGCGCTGTTTGCAGGCCTGGACCATGCAAGCGGTGAAGCTATTATTCCGATAGATGTCGATTTGCAGGACCCAATTGAGGTTATCCCGCACCTGATAGAGAAATGGCAGGCCGGGGCGGATATGGTGCTGGCTAAACGTTCTGACCGCTCTACTGATGGACGACTCAAACGCAAGACCGCTGAGTGGTTCTACAAGCTGCACAACAAAATCAGCAATCCGCAGATCGAGGAAAACGTTGGCGACTTCCGCCTGATGTCCCGGGAAGTGGTTGAAAACATCAAGCTAATGCCAGAACGCAACCTTTTCATGAAAGGCGTTTTGAGTTGGGTTGGCGGCCGCACTGATGTTGTTGAATATGCCCGCGCAGAGCGTGTTGCCGGGGATTCTAAGTTCAATGGATGGAAGCTGTGGAATCTTGCATTAGAGGGCATCACCAGTTTCTCAACTTTTCCACTGCGCATGTGGACGTATATCGGTTTGTTCGTTGCAGGCATGGCCTTTATCTATGGCGCATGGATGATCGTCGACACGTTAGCATTCGGCAACCCGGTTCGCGGCTATCCATCAATGCTGGTCTCAATACTTTTCCTTGGCGGAGTTCAGTTGATAGGTATAGGTGTGCTTGGGGAGTATATCGGCAGGATTTATGTTGAAGTTAAGGGAAGACCTCGTTATATATTGAAGGGGAAAAAATAA